CCCGAATATAGCTGCTGCTGCGGACGCTCCACAGGCTTGGGATTAGCGGTACATCCAATCAGCAAGACTACAAGGACGAGGGTAAAAGCGGCCGCGCTCCCCGGGGTGGGCTGACGGTACGCGAGAATATGCTTGATCCTTGCCTTTACGCTGCTCTCGCCAAAAGCCAGCGGGCTGCCGGTCATAAGACCGCTCCGGCGGGCTGAGAAGCCAAGCAGGGAGCCTGAGTAGCTGCTTTTAACCTGCGGACCCAGCTTCCGGATCACAGCTTCATCGCAGGACATCTCCATATCCTTGCTCATGAGCACAAAAGACAGCCACATCAGCGGATTGAACCAATGGAGAATGACCAGCAGGAACATCAGCGGCTTGATCAGGTAATCCCGCCGGTTAATATGAGTCTGCTCATGCAGCAGGATATAGGACAGCTCCTGTCCGCTCATTCCAGCCGGGATGTAGATCCTTGGCTTCAAGAAGCCGGATACGAACGGGGTCATGATCTGGTCCGTCTCGAAGACATGCCCCTTCACAAGGGTAGCTGTACGGACACTGCGCATGACTCTCACATAAGAGAACACGCTGTACAGCAGCAGCACTATGACACCTGTCAGCCAGATCATACTGCCGGCCCACAGGAGGATCTGCACCGGATTGACGCTTGCTGCCGGTGCAGCAGACGGAAGCAGACTGTTCCACAGGCTTCCCGCTGAATCTGTTCCGGTGTTCAATGCAGGCTGCGCTTGCATCCCTATATTCTTCGGAACGAACTGCAGCTGCCCTGTGCCGGACGAGCCTGCAGGCCCTGCCAGCCTCAGGATACTGAAGCTTGAAGTGAAGCTGACAGGCAGGATCAGCCTGATCATTACTGCGGACCACAGCATATAGGAGAAGATCTTGGGGGCGCGCCGCAGCAGGACTCTGGCCAGCATTACGGCGGCGGCAACATAGCTGGCAGTAATACTCATGTTCAGCATGCTGATCCACAGGTCCGTCATTGGGAGGCCTCCTCGATAATCTTCTTCAGCTCCGCCGCTTCCTGCGCAGACAATTTCTTATCTCCGAGAAAAGCAGTCAAAAACTGCGGCAACGACCCGCCAAAGGCTTTGTCC
The sequence above is a segment of the Paenibacillus sp. FSL R7-0204 genome. Coding sequences within it:
- a CDS encoding M56 family metallopeptidase, encoding MTDLWISMLNMSITASYVAAAVMLARVLLRRAPKIFSYMLWSAVMIRLILPVSFTSSFSILRLAGPAGSSGTGQLQFVPKNIGMQAQPALNTGTDSAGSLWNSLLPSAAPAASVNPVQILLWAGSMIWLTGVIVLLLYSVFSYVRVMRSVRTATLVKGHVFETDQIMTPFVSGFLKPRIYIPAGMSGQELSYILLHEQTHINRRDYLIKPLMFLLVILHWFNPLMWLSFVLMSKDMEMSCDEAVIRKLGPQVKSSYSGSLLGFSARRSGLMTGSPLAFGESSVKARIKHILAYRQPTPGSAAAFTLVLVVLLIGCTANPKPVERPQQQLYSGYTVDQLLKSKTNYIGDVSKVTALLGAMPLQEGLERAGIELTTGSRPYALTINYKVNDITGMWNDELKAVSRDPLLKNSVLLLTLIDNADIIHYSLADEGISYSFTFTREEVDKLLGGDVRPYGADEAGLRKLIDRLDSVKLAH